The following are encoded in a window of Clarias gariepinus isolate MV-2021 ecotype Netherlands chromosome 8, CGAR_prim_01v2, whole genome shotgun sequence genomic DNA:
- the hif1an gene encoding hypoxia-inducible factor 1-alpha inhibitor, whose product MEETATVAEAEPTSSDAANAFLGVQESGWNDSQLRKYPFQTRQIPRLSHTDPRAEILINNEEPVVLTDTNLVHPALKWDISYLQENIGNGDFSVYISENHRFLYYDEKKMSNFSNFVPKSHRVEMKFSEFVERMRQTEELDGRQRVYLQQTLNDTVGRKIVVDFLGFNWNWINKQQTKRNWGQLTSNLLLIGMEGNVTPAHYDEQQNFFAQIKGYKRCILFPPDQFECLYPYPVHHPCDRQSQVDFENPDYEKFPKFKNAFGYEAVVGPGDVLYIPMYWWHHIESLLSGGVTITVNFWYKGAPTPKRIEYPLKAHQKVAIMRNIEKMLGEALGDPHEVGPLLNMMIKGRYEQGPS is encoded by the exons ATGGAGGAAACGGCAACAGTGGCTGAAGCTGAGCCGACATCTAGCGACGCCGCTAACGCTTTCCTGGGGGTTCAAGAGTCGGGGTGGAATGACTCTCAGCTTCGCAAGTACCCTTTCCAGACTAGACAGATCCCGCGGCTTTCTCACACCGACCCCCGAGCAGAGATCCTAATTAATAACGAG gaaCCTGTCGTGTTAACGGATACCAACTTGGTGCATCCAGCACTTAAATGGGACATCAGCTATTTGCAAGAGAACATTGGAAATGGGGACTTTTCTGTATACATTTCTGAAAACCACAGATTCTTATATTATGATGAGAAGAAAATGTCAAACTTTTCGAACTTTGTGCCAAAGTCACACAGAGTAGAGATGAAGTTTTCAGAGTTTGTAGAAAGGATGCGTCAAACAGAGGAGCTGGATGGAAGACAGAG AGTGTACTTGCAGCAAACTCTTAATGACACAGTTGGACGAAAAATTGTTGTGGATTTTCTGGGATTCAATTGGAACTGGATCAACAAACAGCAAACTAAACGAAACTGGGGTCAACTAACATCAAACCTGCTACTTATAGGCATGGAAG GTAATGTGACACCAGCACATTATGATGAGCAGCAGAATTTCTTTGCACAAATCAAAGGTTACAAAAGATGTATCCTTTTCCCACCTGACCAGTTTGAGTGTCTCTACCCGTACCCTGTTCATCATCCATGTGACAGGCAGAGCCAG GTTGACTTTGAAAACCCTGATTATGAGAAATTTCCcaaatttaaaaatgcatttggaTATGAGGCTGTTGTTGGGCCAGGCGATGTGCTGTACATTCCTATGTACTG GTGGCATCACATTGAGTCCCTATTAAGTGGAGGAGTAACCATCACCGTCAACTTCTGGTACAAG GGTGCACCCACTCCAAAGAGGATAGAGTACCCACTGAAGGCCCATCAGAAGGTGGCCATTATGAGAAACATTGAAAAGATGTTAGGAGAGGCCTTGGGGGACCCACATGAG GTTGGTCCATTGCTGAACATGATGATCAAGGGGAGATACGAGCAGGGTCCGAGTTAA